The DNA region AACCCGGAGATGCCATCTCAGGTCCGCTTGAGAAACAGCTAGGCCTCAAACTCGAACGACGAAAGGTCGCCATTAAATTTTTTATCGTCGATTCCGCCGAAAAACCTGCTGCCGATTAAGGAAGAATCGTTTAATCGACAACGAGACCAGCCACTTCGGCGATAGCGATTTCTCGGGAGCTACCATAGGTCTGGCGACTAGACCCTCATTTAACACACGTGATTTACCGAGAATTAACGGTCCACGAAGTCGGCATCCCATACAAGTGCCGAAACGACGAAATTTCGGATCCCGAAAGTTGCCGAGCGTTTACCCATTCCTGGCGATAACAGCCCTTCCCACAAGCAATCGGCAGATAGGTCCTCATTAACGCCGCAGTGTTTAGGAACTCACATGGATATTCCCGGCTTCCGGTTACATCCGCTCAAGGGCGGATTGAAAGGTTTGTGGGCGGTAACAGTTCGCGCAAACTGGCGAGTGACGTTCCGGTTTGCCGATCCCGACGCATTCGATGTTGATTACGCGGACTATCATTAAGAAGGAGATTGAACAATGCCGATGAAAACTCCACCACCCGGGAGGCTTTGTTCTGCGTCAGTGCATTGAGCCTTTGGGCTTGAGCATTACGGACGCGACTGCGCTCGGCGTAACCCGCACGACATTGTCGGAACTGGTAAACGGAAAACGGGGCGTTTCCACGGAAATGGCCGTGAGATTGTCGAAAGTCTTCGGCGGCAGCGCCCAAAGCTGGCTTGTCCAACAGGCCCAGTATAATCTCGCCCACGTTCGCACTGATCGCATGAAGTTGAAACGGCTTGAAGTGGTCTAGGAACGGGAAAAAGCACTGCGACCTGGCACGATCTGACAACCCGTATCGGCCGACCCCGTTGCTCCCGTCGTTTCCAAAACGGCAACGACGGCGGTCTCCGAATTACGGAATCTCTTCGCTTATCCTTCATACATCTGACTCGGCCAGATTGAACCTCGCTTACCAAGGGCCAATATAAGTGCCCGATTTGGGGTCCCAGCGTAAGCTCACGCAATCTAAACAGGTCTCGGTGGTGCTGTGAACTTCGATCAGGGCCGGCGTCCAACCCGGCGCGAGTGGAGCCACGTCTCGGGCCAGCATAGTTTCAGTATAGGGAAAATCGTACACCATGACCGGGGTCGGTGCGTGACTGCGCAGAAGGCGTAGCAGTTCGGTGGTCGGCTTGGCCCGCCCTTCGAATTGAGCGTCCTTTCGTATCCAAAGATATCCGACATTAAATGAC from Terriglobia bacterium includes:
- a CDS encoding HigA family addiction module antitoxin, producing the protein MSITDATALGVTRTTLSELVNGKRGVSTEMAVRLSKVFGGSAQSWLVQQAQYNLAHVRTDRMKLKRLEVV